The Hippoglossus hippoglossus isolate fHipHip1 chromosome 19, fHipHip1.pri, whole genome shotgun sequence genome has a segment encoding these proteins:
- the LOC117753177 gene encoding LOW QUALITY PROTEIN: zinc metalloproteinase-disintegrin-like 2d (The sequence of the model RefSeq protein was modified relative to this genomic sequence to represent the inferred CDS: inserted 2 bases in 1 codon): protein MRSLWFTWVCVVHSSDLLSHVERYEVVRPQRLRGGPRSSLEEEQLYPDTVQYELAIEGRTHTIHLEKNSNLIGRGFTETHYSGDGRRVTTSPSEELCYYHGHIAGEADSSVSVGICSGISGFVRARQQVYLIEPLGQSEDGDHAVYRHEHLKISDSSTSNPSMMYDHDQNQNQDQDQGPRLAGLFRSRPFKTNPVPQRFVELFVVVDNTEYKRYGSGTKSRVLGAINHVDKLYRALNIRVMLVGLEIWTHRDQIRVEENSETTLDNFLMWRQADLLRRTQHDNAQFVTGRDLENNTVGLANKFAMCTGNSGGINQDHHDNPIGLASTIAHEMGHNFGLSHDAPGCMCLPFYSSDNCVMADKLRTGGQAFPEFFSSCSVQQLADFLERAQPGCLDRPRPGKTIAVGPRCGNALLDPGEECDCGTVEECKNPCCDASTCRLTEGSQCAHGPCCDNCQFQPAGGVCRKSAGDCDLPEYCTGLSGECPEDSFEMNGKPCYDQTQGYCHDGQCPTHEQHCWRLFGPGARVGPDLCFDLNKRGEKGANCGKTKLGYIPCTAQNYKCGSIFCQGGGESITGKMAAYTVRGIKCNVVEDDNTRNIDMVPKGTSCGPNKVCLDHRCVDISVYGKKEECSKKCNNHGVCNHKSECQCVPGWAPPHCDVLYADLPQGQKGIIIGVCAALAVLLLIAVVITGLMCCKKDNMDNFISKRSFLKLSXLNDLCLFPSSPTSRLNEFCVCRKVHSAPGKLNPMFQGADVKERPQISQPTLMGSTAAQACAPLIVHVTPSRPAPQPPQNESLVSSTSQTEPTKPQPPAKPQTPAKPQPPLNKPQYKAARPNPPPVPPAKPCPPAAARVKPCTPPPPPAKPQVHRPT, encoded by the exons ATGAGGTCGCTGTGGTTCACATGGG tttgtgtggTGCACAGCTCGGACCTGTTGTCTCACGTGGAGCGGTACGAGGTGGTCCGACCCCAGAGGCTGCGGGGGGGGCCGAGGAGcagcctggaggaggagcag CTTTATCCCGACACGGTGCAGTACGAGTTGGCCATTGAAGGGAGGACCCACACTATTCATCTGGAAAAAAACAG TAATCTCATCGGGAGAGGCTTCACTGAAACTCACTACTCAGGAGACGGGAGACGAGTCACGACGTCCCCGAGTGAG GAGCTGTGTTACTATCACGGTCACATCGCAGGTGAGGCGGACTCGTCGGTCAGTGTCGGGATCTGTTCTGGAATCAG CGGCTTCGTCCGAGCCCGGCAGCAGGTTTACCTGATCGAGCCTCTGGGACAGTCTGAGGACGGAGACCATGCCGTTTACAGACATGAACACCTGAAGATCAGTGACAGCTCCACGTCGAACCCCAGCATGATGTACGACCAtgaccagaaccagaaccaggaccaggaccagggGCCTCGCCTTGCTGGTCTCTTCAGGTCCAGACCCTTT AAAACGAACCCTGTCCCTCAGAGGTTTGTCGAGTTGTTTGTGGTCGTCGACAACACTGAG TACAAACGATATGGAAGTGGGACAAAGTCCCGTGTTCTCGGGGCAATAAATCATGTTGACAAG CTGTATCGAGCTCTGAACATCCGTGTCATGCTGGTGGGCCTGGAGATCTGGACGCACAGAGACCAAATCCGTGTTGAAGAAAACTCAGAGACGACTCTGGACAACTTCCTGATGTGGCGGCAGGCCGACCTCCTGCGGAGGACGCAGCACGACAACGCCCAGTTTGTGAC CGGCAGAGACTTGGAAAACAACACGGTGGGGCTGGCTAACAAGTTCGCCATGTGCACCGGGAACTCCGGAGGAATCAACCAG GATCACCATGACAACCCGATCGGCCTCGCCTCCACCATCGCTCACGAGATGGGACATAACTTCGGTCTGTCCCATGACGCCCCCGGCTGCATGTGTCTTCCGTTCTACAGCAGCGACAACTGTGTGATGGCCGACAAGCTCAG GACAGGAGGCCAAGCGTTCCCGGAGtttttcagcagctgcagcgtgCAGCAGCTCGCTGATTTCCTGGAGCGAGCTCAGCCCGGCTGCCTGGACAGACCCCGACCCGGCAAGACCATCGCTGTGGGCCCTCGCTGTGGCAACGCCCTGCTGGACCCTGGAGAAGAGTGTGACTGTGGCACTGTGGAG gAATGCAAGAACCCCTGTTGTGATGCCTCGACTTGTCGTCTGACGGAAGGATCCCAGTGTGCTCATGGCCCGTGCTGCGATAACTGCCAG TTCCAACCTGCCGGAGGTGTGTGCAGGAAGTCGGCCGGCGACTGCGACCTGCCTGAATACTGCACCGGCCTCTCGGGGGAGTGTCCCGAGGACAGCTTCGAGATGAACGGCAAACCCTGCTACGACCAGACGCAGGGCTACTGCCACGACGGCCAGTGTCCCACACACGAGCAGCACTGCTGGAGGCTGTTTGGACCCG GGGCCAGAGTTGGACCAGATTTGTGTTTCGACCTGAACAAACGAGGCGAGAAAGGTGCAAACTGTGGGAAAACCAAGTTGGGCTACATCCCCTGCACGGCGCA GAATTACAAGTGTGGGTCTATATTTTGTCAAGGGGGGGGCGAGTCCATCACTGGTAAGATGGCAGCGTACACTGTGCGTGGCATAAAGTGCAACGTGGTGGAGGATGACAACACCAGGAACATTGACATGGTGCCTAAAGGAACCAGCTGTGGACCAAATAAG GTTTGCCTCGACCACAGATGTGTGGACATATCAGTTTATGGGAAAAAGGAGGAATGTTCAAAGAAATGCAACAATCACGGG gTGTGTAATCACAAGAGCGAGTGCCAGTGCGTTCCCGGCTGGGCTCCGCCTCACTGCGATGTCCTGTACGCAGATTTACCTCAAG GTCAGAAGGGAATAATAATTGGCGTGTGTGCCGCTCTCGCTGTCCTGCTGCTGATCGCCGTGGTGATAACGGGactgatgtgctgtaaaaagGACAACATGGACAACTTCATCTCGAAAAGGTCGTTTCTTAAACTTTC ACTcaatgacttgtgtctgtttccGTCCTCTCCCACTTCCCGGCTGAATGAATTCTGTGTTTGCAGGAAAGTGCATTCGGCCCCAGGCAAGTTGAACCCGATGTTCCAGGGAGCAGACGTTAAAGAGAGACCTCAGATCAGTCAGCCTACTCTCATGGGGTCAACGGCGGCACAAGCCTGTGCTCCTCTGATCGTCCACGTGACCCCCAGCAGACCAGCTCCGCAG CCGCCACAGAACGAGTCTCTGGTGTCGTCTACCTCACAAACCGAGCCG ACAAAACCTCAACCTCCAGCAAAACCTCAAACTCCAGCAAAACCTCAGCCGCCGCTGAATAAACCACAG